A single genomic interval of Heteronotia binoei isolate CCM8104 ecotype False Entrance Well chromosome 11, APGP_CSIRO_Hbin_v1, whole genome shotgun sequence harbors:
- the SLC7A3 gene encoding cationic amino acid transporter 3: MSSKMLEKTMKSFGKKLIRRRVVDLSLEDTRFARCLSTLDLIALGVGSTLGAGVYVLAGEVAKEQAGPSIVLCFFIAAVSSVLAGLCYAEFGARVPKAGSAYLYSFVTVGEIWAFTTGWNLILSYVIGTASVARAWSSAFDNIIDNRISFFFRNNTALHLENVLAEYPDFFALFLVLLLTGLLAFGVSESALVNKIFTAINLLVLGFVIISGFVKGDVKNWNVSKEYYDNRSEEALKSRIIAGQFGDGGFFPFGFEGVLSGAATCFYAFVGFDCIATTGEEARNPQRSIPIGIIVSLLICFVAYFGVSAALTLMVPYFLVNKDSPLPAAFKDVGWEPARYVVAVGSLCALSASLLGSMFPMPRVIYAMAEDGLLFKSLSRVHSRTKTPLVATVVSGIISALMAFLFELKDLVNLMSIGTLLAYSLVAVCVLILRYQPEMGSSSKDLEMLEVNGSEEEKVIMNVSINSNQTMQTTLKEKFTWGSLFCPSGGIPNHISGRIVYISTTVVSIAITVLCGILAQEWEALMKGNIGWAVACALLLCILLVTTIIIWRQPESKKHLTFKVPALPVLPLFSIFVNIYLMMQLDAGTWARFAVWMVIGFAIYFGYGIRHSVEAQTIRQSSLTTNKPLNSAGSDLSPDTAI; encoded by the exons ATGAGTAGCAAGATGCTGGAAAAAACCATGAAGAGTTTTGGCAAGAAGTTGATCCGACGACGTGTGGTAGACCTTAGCTTGGAAGATACCCGTTTTGCACGCTGCCTCTCCACCCTGGACCTGATTGCTCTTGGTGTGGGTAGCACTCTTGGGGCCGGCGTCTATGTCTTGGCTGGGGAAGTGGCCAAGGAGCAAGCTGGGCCTTCCATTGTACTCTGCTTCTTCATTGCGGCTGTCTCATCAGTTCTGGCGGGACTGTGCTATGCCGAGTTTGGGGCCAGAGTTCCAAAGGCTGGTTCTGCCTACCTCTACAGCTTTGTGACAGTTGGGGAGATCTGGGCCTTCACCACAGGATGGAACCTCATCCTCTCCTATGTGATAG GCACTGCAAGTGTTGCTCGTGCCTGGAGCTCTGCCTTTGACAACATCATTGACAATcgcatctcctttttcttccggAACAACACTGCCCTGCACTTGGAGAATGTGCTGGCTGAGTATCCTGACTTCTTTGCCCTCTTCCTGGTGCTGCTTCTCACAG GCTTGCTAGCATTTGGCGTGAGTGAGTCTGCACTAGTGAACAAAATCTTCACTGCGATCAACCTGCTGGTCCTGGGCTTTGTCATCATCTCTGGCTTTGTGAAGGGGGATGTCAAGAACTGGAATGTGTCTAAGGAGTATTATGATAACCGGTCTGAAGAAGCTCTGAAGTCTAGAATCAT aGCCGGTCAGTTTGGTGATGGTGGCTTTTTCCCCTTTGGCTTTGAGGGGGTCCTTTCTGGTGCTGCAACTTGTTTCTACGCCTTTGTTGGATTTGACTGCATTGCAACAACAG GTGAAGAGGCTCGCAACCCTCAACGCTCCATCCCTATTGGCATCATTGTCTCCCTTCTCATCTGCTTTGTGGCCTACTTTGGGGTTTCTGCTGCCTTGACTCTAATGGTTCCCTACTTCTTGGTGAACAAGGATAGCCCCCTGCCTGCAGCCTTCAAGGATGTGGGGTGGGAGCCTGCCCGCTATGTTGTGGCTGTTGGCTCACTCTGCGCCCTCAGTGCAAG CTTGCTTGGCTCCATGTTCCCGATGCCACGAGTGATATACGCCATGGCTGAAGATGGACTCCTTTTTAAGTCCCTGTCCCGTGTGCATAGTCGCACCAAGACTCCCTTGGTGGCCACAGTTGTGTCAGGCATCATTTCTG CCCTGATGGCATTCCTCTTTGAGTTGAAAGACCTGGTGAACCTCATGTCAATCGGCACACTGTTGGCATACTCATTGGTAGCTGTTTGTGTACTCATCCTCAG ATACCAGCCTGAGATGGGTAGCTCGTCCAAGGACTTGGAGATGTTGGAGGTGAATGGAAGCGAAGAAGAGAAGGTGATAATGAATGTCTCAATCAACAGTAATCAGACTATGCAGACTACGCTCAAAGAGAAGTTCACCTGGGGGAGCCTTTTCTGTCCTTCTGGAGGGATCCCAAATCACATTTCAGGACGCATTGTCTACATCAGCACCACAGTTGTCT CTATCGCGATCACTGTCTTGTGTGGAATCCTGGCGCAGGAGTGGGAAGCGCTCATGAAAGGCAACATTGGTTGGGCTGTGGCATGTGCGCTTCTCCTATGTATTTTGCTAGTTACCACTATTATCATCTGGAGGCAGCCAGAGAGCAAGAAACACCTCACTTTCAAG GTGCCTGCCCTGCCAGTACTCCCTCTCTTTAGTATCTTTGTGAATATCTATCTCATGATGCAGTTGGATGCAGGCACCTGGGCCCGCTTTGCTGTCTGGATGGTCATAG GCTTTGCAATCTACTTTGGTTATGGGATCCGGCACAGCGTAGAAGCACAGACCATTCGACAGTCATCATTAACAACAAACAAGCCTCTGAATTCTGCTGGCTCTGACCTTAGTCCAGATACAGCTATCTGA